The genomic interval CATTCTGCAATACATGCTCCGCAATCAACACAGAGATCAGCGTCGCATTCGGCATAATCGCCTACAACAGACAGTGCTTCGGTGGGACATACATCAACACACACCCCGCAAGCAACACATTTTTCTTTATCAATTTTTACTGCCATGGTTTCCTCCACCACTATACGATTTCATTTCTATTTTCTCCGAAATATTTTTTTAAGTTTTATTCTAATCAAGTTTTTTATGCAAAGAGAAGAAATTTTCTGCATTTTCAGTCGTTTGCCTTGCTATTTCAAGAGGACTTTTCATCTTGATTTCTGCAATATGTTGTATGATGTATTCGACATATTCCGGTCTATTCCGCTTGCCACGATATGGATAAGGAGTGAGAAAAGGAGCATCGGTTTCGACAAAATACTGGTCATCTGGTATGTCTCGGATCGTGCCAAAATACAATCCTTTATCAAAGGTAACAGAGCCGGTAAATGAAATGAACCAGCCCTGCTCGAGCACCTCACGGGCAAAATTATAATCACCCGAAAAACAATGAAACACAACTCCCCGAGGTTTATACTTCTTGAGTATTTCAAACACATCGATATGAGCATTTCTGTCATGGACAACGACCGGTAAATCTCTTTCTTTTGCAACTTGTAGCTGCGCTTCGAATATGTTCTTTTGCAAATCATGAGGTGTGATATTTCGAAAATAATCAAGACCGATCTCACCAAGTGCCACGATCGATGCATCATCGAGTAATTCCCGAAGAATGTTCTCATCATAGGACTTTGCATCATGGGGATGCCAACCGGCAGTTGCAAATAGGTTTTTGTATTGGTGGGCAAGCTCAATCGCCTGTCTCGAGGTTTTCTCATCTATTCCTATATTGATGATAGCTTTAATCCCTCTTGAGAATGCTTGAGCGATCACATCATCGCGGTCTTTGTCATAGGAATCAAACTGCAAATGGGAATGGGTGTCTATGAACAGCATATTTACATCTCTTTCTTTAATGCATCTACAATGCCATTGAATATCTCAAACTCATTGATGATGACCTTCAGTTTTGCATAATAGAATTTTGAATAATCAATGTTCAGATTTTTCAACTTCACATAATCCTTCTCAGTTGTTATGATCATATCCGCTTTAGATTTCTCTGCTTTTTTTATTATTTCATGTACATCATTATCATTATACTCATGATGATCTTTGAATTTCAGATGATTCACAATATCAAAACCGCACCTCTGCAAACTGTTTTCAAATGATAAAGGATTACCTATACCGGATACAAGCATGACTTTTTTGCCGGTAACAGATCCAAGTTTTTCCTCTTTACTATCTTGAAAATGTATGAGACTTCTGATCTGATAAGTAGTTGAAATTAAAGGTGCTGAATATTTTTTGAGCTGCTTGGGAATATAATATTCATCAGAAATGTCATTCATAACATAGCAATCTGCATGCTTTATTGCTGAAGCAGGTTCTCTGAGCATTCCTGCAGGTATAACAAATCCATTACCTATTGGATTCTTACCATTAAAGAGAAGAAAATCATAGTCGTGTTTGACGTGAAGGTGTTGAAAAGAATCATCCAGAATGATAACATTTGGTGAGAATTTGTTTTGGAGAAACTTGATAGCTGCTTTTCGATTGCTTCCAACGATTACGGGAATGCCTTTGCAATTATTTGCAATAAGAA from Candidatus Cloacimonadota bacterium carries:
- a CDS encoding 4Fe-4S binding protein → MAVKIDKEKCVACGVCVDVCPTEALSVVGDYAECDADLCVDCGACIAECPTEAISE
- a CDS encoding TatD family hydrolase, giving the protein MLFIDTHSHLQFDSYDKDRDDVIAQAFSRGIKAIINIGIDEKTSRQAIELAHQYKNLFATAGWHPHDAKSYDENILRELLDDASIVALGEIGLDYFRNITPHDLQKNIFEAQLQVAKERDLPVVVHDRNAHIDVFEILKKYKPRGVVFHCFSGDYNFAREVLEQGWFISFTGSVTFDKGLYFGTIRDIPDDQYFVETDAPFLTPYPYRGKRNRPEYVEYIIQHIAEIKMKSPLEIARQTTENAENFFSLHKKLD
- the lpxK gene encoding tetraacyldisaccharide 4'-kinase is translated as MSAHSFIEKHWVKRSILSYLFLPLAFLFSLILCLRRILYSYRFFRSYKADAFIISVGNHTVGGNGKTPFTILLAHALKHENLKVAVSHRGYKGAFEHTIKLISDEEQIFEDTYLAGDEPLLIANNCKGIPVIVGSNRKAAIKFLQNKFSPNVIILDDSFQHLHVKHDYDFLLFNGKNPIGNGFVIPAGMLREPASAIKHADCYVMNDISDEYYIPKQLKKYSAPLISTTYQIRSLIHFQDSKEEKLGSVTGKKVMLVSGIGNPLSFENSLQRCGFDIVNHLKFKDHHEYNDNDVHEIIKKAEKSKADMIITTEKDYVKLKNLNIDYSKFYYAKLKVIINEFEIFNGIVDALKKEM